A region from the Hydra vulgaris chromosome 08, alternate assembly HydraT2T_AEP genome encodes:
- the LOC136083260 gene encoding ADP-ribosylation factor-like protein 2-binding protein, whose translation MSAEQKEELLDEFLCNKSTPNNTQDKFFDSVIGFIEDIVVHPDFQHKQTNFLDKYCHEFEHCEENKLIYTPIFNEYVSMIEKHIESELMLRLPKFDMSEFMKTLPARRNEVSEELFEMLLSLTDFLIFKELILDHKSYRDGKVADLSFGLTVTSFRKL comes from the coding sequence atgtcTGCTGAGCAGAAAGAAGAATTGTTGGATGAGTTTTTATGCAACAAGTCAACACCCAATAACACACAAGACAAATTTTTTGATAGTGTTATTGGTTTTATTGAGGATATCGTAGTCCATCCAGATTTTCAGCACAAGCAAACaaactttttagataaatattgcCATGAATTTGAGCATTGTGaagaaaataaacttatatatactCCCATATTTAATGAGTATGTTAGCATGATTGAGAAACACATTGAAAGTGAGCTGATGTTACGTTTACCTAAATTCGATATGTCAGAGTTCATGAAAACTCTGCCTGCAAGAAGAAACGAGGTCAGCGAGGAATTATTTGAGATGTTGCTCAGTTTGACagactttttgatatttaaagaaTTGATTTTAGACCATAAGTCTTATCGTGATGGCAAAGTAGCTGATTTATCATTCGGATTGACTGTTACCTCATTTAGAAAACTTTGA
- the LOC136083771 gene encoding uncharacterized protein LOC136083771, whose amino-acid sequence MMRRSKFSWNILWNNHSIVLAYCENLQETHKNLAILLVLLKLEDCKYVLAADLKIINILLGISSHGGMYGCAWCEGECELFGGLTRTFLSLDLWHQRYMEAGYRSSEMKDYKNVVNVCLIKERNNSKLVLEVIRLPELHMLMGFVNHISTYIIFYLPEYKDWVNSLGCIRRRYHGGTYEGITCRIILKNCENLRN is encoded by the exons ATGATGCGAAGATCAAAATTCTCATGGAACATACTCTGGAATAACCATTCCATAGTTCTTGCATATTGTGAAAACTTGCAGGAGACACACAAAAATTTAGCCATTTTATTGGTTCTTCTAAAGCTAGAAGATTGTAAATATGTTCTTGCAgctgatttgaaaataattaatattcttCTTGGAATTTCA TCTCATGGCGGTATGTATGGTTGTGCTTGGTGTGAAGGAGAATGTGAACTTTTTGGTGGGTTGACAAGAACATTTTTATCATTGGATCTATGGCATCAGAGGTACATGGAAGCTGGTTATCGAAGTTCTGAAATGAAAGATTATAAG AATGTGGTGAATGTATGCCTAATCAAGGAGAGAAACAATTCAAAACTAGTTCTTGAAGTAATTCGTTTGCCGGAGCTTCATATGTTAATGGGATTTGTAAATCATATATcaacttatataattttttatttgcctGAATACAAAGACTGGGTCAACTCACTTGGATGTATTAGAAGAAGATACCATGGGGGAACATATGAAGGCATTACATGTAGGATTATTCTTAAAAACTGTGAAAATTTGAGAAATTAA